One Onychostoma macrolepis isolate SWU-2019 chromosome 10, ASM1243209v1, whole genome shotgun sequence genomic region harbors:
- the kmt5aa gene encoding N-lysine methyltransferase KMT5A-A produces the protein MNGDVICNGHSPFHRLLQHSSSKSQHHEAISVKLIQDGKTSRLFCTQNEPQKHGDSRRGSTVNGEFILPKMAVNEELQHSVHRAEEQTHQLHCTASYIHASSDITSPSQRKRACRKVKVKKSTKRIADTKSPQNRKVTDYYPIRRSSRKSKSELKCEEKRHIDMLITNGIENGMMVRYIEGKGRGVFASQKFQKGQYVVEYHGDLLQITDAKKREALYAQDPTTGCYMYYFQYLSKTYCVDATKESDRLGRLINHSKNGNCQTKLHDINGIPHLILVASRDIQEGEELLYDYGDRSKASIEAHPWLKH, from the exons ATGAACGGG GACGTGATATGCAACGGACACTCGCCATTTCACCGTCTCTTACAGCACAGCAGCTCCAAATCACAGCATCATGAAGCCATATCCGTCAAACTCATCCAGGACGGCAAAACTTCACGATTATTCTGCACGCAAAATGAGCCACAGAAGCATGGAGATT CCAGGAGAGGCAGTACTGTAAATGGTGAGTTCATCCTCCCAAAAATGGCTGTGAATGAAGAGCTGCAGCATTCGGTGCATAGAGCCGAGGAGCAGACGCATCAACTGCACTGCACTGCGTCCTACATCCACGCCAGCAGTGACATCACTTCCCCCAGTCAGAGGAAACGAGCCTGTCGCAAAGTTAAAGTAAAGAAATCTACAAAGAGAAT TGCTGATACCAAGAGCCCTCAAAACCGAAAGGTTACAGATTATTACCCCATCAGAAGAAGCTCCAGAAAAAGCAAAAGTGAACTGAAG TGTGAAGAGAAGAGGCACATAGACATGCTGATCACAAACGGGATTGAGAATGGAATGATG GTCAGATACATTGAAGGAAAGGGCAGGGGAGTTTTCGCCTCGCAGAAGTTCCAGAAAGGCCAGTATGTAGTGGAGTATCATGGAGATCTGCTGCAGATAACTGACGCCAAAAAAAGGGAGGCTTTATACGCACAAGATCCAACCACTGGCTGCTACATGTATTACTTCCAGTATCTCAGCAAAACATATTG TGTGGACGCTACGAAGGAGTCGGATCGATTGGGAAGGCTCATCAACCACAGTAAAAATGGCAATTGTCAAACCAAACTCCACGATATTAATGGAATACCTCACCTTATCCTCGTGGCCTCCAGAGACATCCAGGAAGGAGAAGAACTTCTTTACGACTATGGCGACCGCAGTAAAGCTTCGATAGAAGCTCACCCATGGCTAAAGCATTAA
- the snrnp35 gene encoding U11/U12 small nuclear ribonucleoprotein 35 kDa protein encodes MMSEWSPVAKVYDPLKAGSIDGTDLEPHDKAVWRAMMARYQPNKGVTGDPHLTLFVARLNPQTSEDKLQEVFSKFGDIRRVRLVRDIVTGFSKRYAFVEYKEERSVKRAWRDANKLVVDQYELFVDFEQERTLQGWIPRRLGGGQGGKKESGQLRFGGRDRPFRKPINLTSMMPQNRSADRWDASSGREERQRDQEQDREHGRWRERKSDRDRGNDRGYYKEKRDSKHHRDRSRERDSNRKEDRRHRDRE; translated from the coding sequence ATGATGAGTGAGTGGAGTCCTGTGGCCAAGGTTTACGACCCTCTCAAAGCGGGCAGCATCGATGGCACAGATCTGGAGCCCCACGACAAAGCTGTGTGGAGGGCCATGATGGCCCGTTACCAGCCTAACAAGGGTGTGACCGGTGACCCTCACCTGACGCTGTTCGTGGCGCGCCTGAATCCACAGACGTCTGAGGACAAGCTCCAGGAAGTCTTCTCCAAGTTTGGAGACATCCGCAGGGTACGTCTGGTCCGGGACATCGTGACTGGTTTCTCCAAGCGTTACGCCTTCGTCGAGTACAAGGAGGAGCGTTCGGTGAAGAGAGCTTGGAGAGATGCCAACAAGCTGGTGGTGGACCAATATGAGCTCTTCGTGGACTTTGAACAAGAGCGGACACTCCAAGGCTGGATTCCAAGGCGACTCGGAGGAGGCCAGGGAGGCAAAAAGGAATCGGGTCAGCTGAGGTTTGGAGGCAGGGATAGACCTTTCCGGAAGCCCATCAATCTGACATCCATGATGCCCCAGAACAGATCAGCGGATAGATGGGATGCATCAAGTGGGAGGGAGGAAAGACAAAGAGACCAAGAACAAGATAGGGAACACGGACGATGGCGGGAGAGGAAAAGCGACCGGGATCGAGGGAACGACAGAGGTTACTACAAAGAGAAAAGAGACTCGAAACACCACCGGGACCGAAGCCGAGAGAGAGACTCCAACAGAAAGGAAGATAGAAGACACAGAGATCGAGAATGA
- the rilpl1 gene encoding RILP-like protein 1 isoform X1, whose translation MEDFGSALEKNVADLTVMDVYDIAAVVGQEFERIIDQYGCEALSRLMPKVVRVLEILEVLVSRNSISPETEELRLELDRLRLERMDRLEKERKHKKELELVEDVWRGEAQDLLSQIAQLQEENKTLLNNLSVKECPMTEEDIQKQEGMSERERQVMKKLKEVVDKQRDEIRAKDRELTLKNEDVEALQQQLNRLMKINHDLRHKITVVEAQGKALIEQKVELEASGQARQQELGNLRQEVTRLKERLKEQGKFSAETEEPVGPPSPAQSSKAAPSWGQDLASELLAGGLEIEEGPLHFIPHIGAPGALTVDGEEEKDDEEAAFLWEALCDDDMSSIDPKDPNRPRFTLQELRDVLHERNELKAKVFMLQEEIAYYKSDEQEEETGLPLPDPSPTLRPSSRSNFQPESGIKRLFNFFSRDKNRGSQRRMPQMGDGFGSWAGKDDVYTEQAQEALQHM comes from the exons ATGGAGGATTTCGGTTCGGCGCTGGAGAAGAACGTGGCGGATCTGACCGTGATGGACGTCTACGATATCGCCGCGGTCGTGGGCCAGGAGTTCGAGCGCATTATCGATCAGTACGGATGCGAGGCTCTGTCCCGCCTCATGCCCAAAGTGGTCCGTGTGCTGGAGATCCTGGAGGTCCTGGTGAGCCGGAACAGCATCAGTCCGGAGACCGAGGAGCTGCGCCTGGAGCTGGACCGGCTGCGGCTGGAGCGGATGGACCGGCTGGAGAAGGAGAGGAAACATAAGAAG gAGCTGGAGCTTGTGGAGGATGTGTGGAGAGGAGAAGCCCAGGATCTACTGTCCCAGATCGCACAGCTgcaggaggaaaacaaaacgcTGCTCAACAACCTGTCCGTCAAAGAGTGTCCAATGACGGAAGAGGATATACAGAAACAGGAAG GCATGTCCGAGAGGGAACGGCAGGTGATGAAGAAGCTGAAGGAAGTTGTAGATAAACAGCGAGACGAGATCCGCGCCAAAGACCGCGAGCTGACGCTCAAAAACGAGGACGTTGAAGCG CTCCAGCAACAGTTGAACCGGCTGATGAAGATCAACCATGACCTGAGGCATAAGATCACGGTGGTGGAGGCCCAGGGTAAAGCGCTGATCGAGCAGAAGGTGGAGCTCGAGGCGTCTGGTCAGGCACGGCAGCAGGAGCTGGGTAACCTGCGACAGGAAGTGACCCGTCTTAAGGAGCGACTTAAAGAGCAGGGCAAGTTCAGTGCTGAGACAGAGGAGCCTGTAGGACCACCTTCACCTGCACAG TCGTCTAAAGCGGCCCCTTCCTGGGGTCAGGATTTAGCTTCTGAGCTCCTCGCTGGGGGCCTGGAGATAGAGGAAGGTCCCCTCCATTTCATCCCCCACATCGGGGCCCCAGGAGCCCTGACAGTTGACGGTGAGGAGGAGAAGGACGATGAAGAGGCTGCGTTTTTATGG GAGGCGCTGTGTGATGACGACATGTCCTCTATAGATCCAAAAGACCCGAACCGCCCGCGATTTACCCTGCAAGAGCTGCGTGACGTCCTGCATGAGCGCAATGAGCTGAAAGCTAAAGTCTTCATGCTACAAGAGGAAATCGCATATTACAAAAG TGACGAACAGGAAGAGGAAACAGGCCTGCCGCTCCCAGACCCATCTCCTACCCTCCGGCCAAGCTCGCGCTCCAACTTTCAGCCCGAGTCGGGGATAAAACGACT GTTTAACTTCTTTTCCCGCGACAAAAACCGAGGCTCTCAGAGGAGGATGCCACAGATGGGTGACGGCTTCGGCTCGTGGGCGGGGAAAGATGATGTGTACACGGAACAGGCCCAGGAGGCATTACAGCACATGTAA
- the rilpl1 gene encoding RILP-like protein 1 isoform X3, giving the protein MEDFGSALEKNVADLTVMDVYDIAAVVGQEFERIIDQYGCEALSRLMPKVVRVLEILEVLVSRNSISPETEELRLELDRLRLERMDRLEKERKHKKELELVEDVWRGEAQDLLSQIAQLQEENKTLLNNLSVKECPMTEEDIQKQEGMSERERQVMKKLKEVVDKQRDEIRAKDRELTLKNEDVEALQQQLNRLMKINHDLRHKITVVEAQGKALIEQKVELEASGQARQQELGNLRQEVTRLKERLKEQGKFSAETEEPVGPPSPAQEALCDDDMSSIDPKDPNRPRFTLQELRDVLHERNELKAKVFMLQEEIAYYKSDEQEEETGLPLPDPSPTLRPSSRSNFQPESGIKRLFNFFSRDKNRGSQRRMPQMGDGFGSWAGKDDVYTEQAQEALQHM; this is encoded by the exons ATGGAGGATTTCGGTTCGGCGCTGGAGAAGAACGTGGCGGATCTGACCGTGATGGACGTCTACGATATCGCCGCGGTCGTGGGCCAGGAGTTCGAGCGCATTATCGATCAGTACGGATGCGAGGCTCTGTCCCGCCTCATGCCCAAAGTGGTCCGTGTGCTGGAGATCCTGGAGGTCCTGGTGAGCCGGAACAGCATCAGTCCGGAGACCGAGGAGCTGCGCCTGGAGCTGGACCGGCTGCGGCTGGAGCGGATGGACCGGCTGGAGAAGGAGAGGAAACATAAGAAG gAGCTGGAGCTTGTGGAGGATGTGTGGAGAGGAGAAGCCCAGGATCTACTGTCCCAGATCGCACAGCTgcaggaggaaaacaaaacgcTGCTCAACAACCTGTCCGTCAAAGAGTGTCCAATGACGGAAGAGGATATACAGAAACAGGAAG GCATGTCCGAGAGGGAACGGCAGGTGATGAAGAAGCTGAAGGAAGTTGTAGATAAACAGCGAGACGAGATCCGCGCCAAAGACCGCGAGCTGACGCTCAAAAACGAGGACGTTGAAGCG CTCCAGCAACAGTTGAACCGGCTGATGAAGATCAACCATGACCTGAGGCATAAGATCACGGTGGTGGAGGCCCAGGGTAAAGCGCTGATCGAGCAGAAGGTGGAGCTCGAGGCGTCTGGTCAGGCACGGCAGCAGGAGCTGGGTAACCTGCGACAGGAAGTGACCCGTCTTAAGGAGCGACTTAAAGAGCAGGGCAAGTTCAGTGCTGAGACAGAGGAGCCTGTAGGACCACCTTCACCTGCACAG GAGGCGCTGTGTGATGACGACATGTCCTCTATAGATCCAAAAGACCCGAACCGCCCGCGATTTACCCTGCAAGAGCTGCGTGACGTCCTGCATGAGCGCAATGAGCTGAAAGCTAAAGTCTTCATGCTACAAGAGGAAATCGCATATTACAAAAG TGACGAACAGGAAGAGGAAACAGGCCTGCCGCTCCCAGACCCATCTCCTACCCTCCGGCCAAGCTCGCGCTCCAACTTTCAGCCCGAGTCGGGGATAAAACGACT GTTTAACTTCTTTTCCCGCGACAAAAACCGAGGCTCTCAGAGGAGGATGCCACAGATGGGTGACGGCTTCGGCTCGTGGGCGGGGAAAGATGATGTGTACACGGAACAGGCCCAGGAGGCATTACAGCACATGTAA
- the rilpl1 gene encoding RILP-like protein 1 isoform X4, translating to MEDFGSALEKNVADLTVMDVYDIAAVVGQEFERIIDQYGCEALSRLMPKVVRVLEILEVLVSRNSISPETEELRLELDRLRLERMDRLEKERKHKKELELVEDVWRGEAQDLLSQIAQLQEENKTLLNNLSVKECPMTEEDIQKQEGMSERERQVMKKLKEVVDKQRDEIRAKDRELTLKNEDVEALQQQLNRLMKINHDLRHKITVVEAQGKALIEQKVELEASGQARQQELGNLRQEVTRLKERLKEQGKFSAETEEPVGPPSPAQEALCDDDMSSIDPKDPNRPRFTLQELRDVLHERNELKAKVFMLQEEIAYYKSDEQEEETGLPLPDPSPTLRPSSRSNFQPESGIKRLIFTAIMPMVAAGLIPDDPTLQPIRRLISLV from the exons ATGGAGGATTTCGGTTCGGCGCTGGAGAAGAACGTGGCGGATCTGACCGTGATGGACGTCTACGATATCGCCGCGGTCGTGGGCCAGGAGTTCGAGCGCATTATCGATCAGTACGGATGCGAGGCTCTGTCCCGCCTCATGCCCAAAGTGGTCCGTGTGCTGGAGATCCTGGAGGTCCTGGTGAGCCGGAACAGCATCAGTCCGGAGACCGAGGAGCTGCGCCTGGAGCTGGACCGGCTGCGGCTGGAGCGGATGGACCGGCTGGAGAAGGAGAGGAAACATAAGAAG gAGCTGGAGCTTGTGGAGGATGTGTGGAGAGGAGAAGCCCAGGATCTACTGTCCCAGATCGCACAGCTgcaggaggaaaacaaaacgcTGCTCAACAACCTGTCCGTCAAAGAGTGTCCAATGACGGAAGAGGATATACAGAAACAGGAAG GCATGTCCGAGAGGGAACGGCAGGTGATGAAGAAGCTGAAGGAAGTTGTAGATAAACAGCGAGACGAGATCCGCGCCAAAGACCGCGAGCTGACGCTCAAAAACGAGGACGTTGAAGCG CTCCAGCAACAGTTGAACCGGCTGATGAAGATCAACCATGACCTGAGGCATAAGATCACGGTGGTGGAGGCCCAGGGTAAAGCGCTGATCGAGCAGAAGGTGGAGCTCGAGGCGTCTGGTCAGGCACGGCAGCAGGAGCTGGGTAACCTGCGACAGGAAGTGACCCGTCTTAAGGAGCGACTTAAAGAGCAGGGCAAGTTCAGTGCTGAGACAGAGGAGCCTGTAGGACCACCTTCACCTGCACAG GAGGCGCTGTGTGATGACGACATGTCCTCTATAGATCCAAAAGACCCGAACCGCCCGCGATTTACCCTGCAAGAGCTGCGTGACGTCCTGCATGAGCGCAATGAGCTGAAAGCTAAAGTCTTCATGCTACAAGAGGAAATCGCATATTACAAAAG TGACGAACAGGAAGAGGAAACAGGCCTGCCGCTCCCAGACCCATCTCCTACCCTCCGGCCAAGCTCGCGCTCCAACTTTCAGCCCGAGTCGGGGATAAAACGACT GATCTTCACAGCCATTATGCCGATGGTGGCGGCTGGGTTGATTCCAGATGACCCCACTTTACAGCCAATCAGACGACTTATTTCCCTT GTTTAA
- the rilpl1 gene encoding RILP-like protein 1 isoform X2 → MEDFGSALEKNVADLTVMDVYDIAAVVGQEFERIIDQYGCEALSRLMPKVVRVLEILEVLVSRNSISPETEELRLELDRLRLERMDRLEKERKHKKELELVEDVWRGEAQDLLSQIAQLQEENKTLLNNLSVKECPMTEEDIQKQEGMSERERQVMKKLKEVVDKQRDEIRAKDRELTLKNEDVEALQQQLNRLMKINHDLRHKITVVEAQGKALIEQKVELEASGQARQQELGNLRQEVTRLKERLKEQGKFSAETEEPVGPPSPAQSSKAAPSWGQDLASELLAGGLEIEEGPLHFIPHIGAPGALTVDGEEEKDDEEAAFLWEALCDDDMSSIDPKDPNRPRFTLQELRDVLHERNELKAKVFMLQEEIAYYKSDEQEEETGLPLPDPSPTLRPSSRSNFQPESGIKRLIFTAIMPMVAAGLIPDDPTLQPIRRLISLV, encoded by the exons ATGGAGGATTTCGGTTCGGCGCTGGAGAAGAACGTGGCGGATCTGACCGTGATGGACGTCTACGATATCGCCGCGGTCGTGGGCCAGGAGTTCGAGCGCATTATCGATCAGTACGGATGCGAGGCTCTGTCCCGCCTCATGCCCAAAGTGGTCCGTGTGCTGGAGATCCTGGAGGTCCTGGTGAGCCGGAACAGCATCAGTCCGGAGACCGAGGAGCTGCGCCTGGAGCTGGACCGGCTGCGGCTGGAGCGGATGGACCGGCTGGAGAAGGAGAGGAAACATAAGAAG gAGCTGGAGCTTGTGGAGGATGTGTGGAGAGGAGAAGCCCAGGATCTACTGTCCCAGATCGCACAGCTgcaggaggaaaacaaaacgcTGCTCAACAACCTGTCCGTCAAAGAGTGTCCAATGACGGAAGAGGATATACAGAAACAGGAAG GCATGTCCGAGAGGGAACGGCAGGTGATGAAGAAGCTGAAGGAAGTTGTAGATAAACAGCGAGACGAGATCCGCGCCAAAGACCGCGAGCTGACGCTCAAAAACGAGGACGTTGAAGCG CTCCAGCAACAGTTGAACCGGCTGATGAAGATCAACCATGACCTGAGGCATAAGATCACGGTGGTGGAGGCCCAGGGTAAAGCGCTGATCGAGCAGAAGGTGGAGCTCGAGGCGTCTGGTCAGGCACGGCAGCAGGAGCTGGGTAACCTGCGACAGGAAGTGACCCGTCTTAAGGAGCGACTTAAAGAGCAGGGCAAGTTCAGTGCTGAGACAGAGGAGCCTGTAGGACCACCTTCACCTGCACAG TCGTCTAAAGCGGCCCCTTCCTGGGGTCAGGATTTAGCTTCTGAGCTCCTCGCTGGGGGCCTGGAGATAGAGGAAGGTCCCCTCCATTTCATCCCCCACATCGGGGCCCCAGGAGCCCTGACAGTTGACGGTGAGGAGGAGAAGGACGATGAAGAGGCTGCGTTTTTATGG GAGGCGCTGTGTGATGACGACATGTCCTCTATAGATCCAAAAGACCCGAACCGCCCGCGATTTACCCTGCAAGAGCTGCGTGACGTCCTGCATGAGCGCAATGAGCTGAAAGCTAAAGTCTTCATGCTACAAGAGGAAATCGCATATTACAAAAG TGACGAACAGGAAGAGGAAACAGGCCTGCCGCTCCCAGACCCATCTCCTACCCTCCGGCCAAGCTCGCGCTCCAACTTTCAGCCCGAGTCGGGGATAAAACGACT GATCTTCACAGCCATTATGCCGATGGTGGCGGCTGGGTTGATTCCAGATGACCCCACTTTACAGCCAATCAGACGACTTATTTCCCTT GTTTAA